Proteins from a single region of Microbacterium sp. zg-Y818:
- a CDS encoding HNH endonuclease signature motif containing protein: MPKTSYLPADEAAARAVDRLGEVLPDLIGVREQMARLQAHEARLLAETDAIVDDWVTDAGLQHRSEAEMPHRIAASEIAAAWRVSDRTVQRQMGDASTLVNDYPATLASLETGRISSAHVRVIVSNGAIITRPELRAEYEAAILPYAESEAATRVAPIARLRAHWFSETTVDERHNQARLRRSVSITDLDDGMSELVAVLPAALAHGAYDRISQIARIAQTTRASGGDDDALIPADAVQADATPDTRTLNELRADALSDLLLTGAPSSVAIPGGLDSIRANVQVTVPVLTLIGDHVADPFESTTLVGHGPIDAATARTLAAGAPGWDRILTHPISGAVLAVDRYRPSEEMRRYLRTRDQHCRFIACRVPARLCDIDHTIDHARGGPTAVCNLAHFCERHHTAKHHSTWRVEQLGGGVLKWTSPTGRVYIDRPVSEVAFATEPDEFDSPPF, from the coding sequence ATGCCGAAGACCAGCTACCTCCCCGCCGACGAGGCCGCGGCGCGCGCTGTCGACCGGCTCGGCGAGGTGCTTCCCGACCTGATCGGGGTGCGCGAGCAGATGGCGCGCCTGCAGGCTCATGAGGCTCGGCTGCTCGCCGAGACCGACGCCATCGTCGACGACTGGGTGACGGATGCCGGACTGCAGCACCGCTCCGAAGCCGAGATGCCGCACCGCATCGCGGCATCCGAGATCGCCGCCGCCTGGCGGGTCAGCGACCGCACCGTGCAGCGGCAGATGGGCGACGCCTCCACCCTCGTCAACGACTACCCGGCCACCCTCGCCTCACTCGAAACGGGCCGAATCTCCAGCGCCCACGTGCGCGTCATCGTCAGCAACGGCGCGATCATCACACGTCCTGAACTGCGCGCCGAATACGAAGCCGCCATCCTGCCCTACGCCGAATCCGAAGCGGCGACGCGGGTGGCGCCGATCGCGCGGCTCCGCGCCCACTGGTTCTCCGAGACCACCGTCGACGAGCGCCACAACCAGGCGCGGTTGCGGCGCAGCGTCTCCATCACCGACCTCGACGACGGCATGTCCGAACTCGTCGCGGTCTTGCCCGCTGCGCTCGCTCACGGCGCGTACGACCGCATCTCGCAGATCGCGCGCATCGCCCAGACGACACGCGCTTCGGGCGGCGATGACGACGCTCTCATCCCGGCCGATGCGGTACAGGCGGATGCCACCCCCGACACCCGCACGCTGAACGAACTGCGCGCCGACGCGCTGAGCGACCTGCTACTCACCGGCGCGCCGTCGTCGGTCGCGATCCCCGGCGGGCTGGATTCGATCCGCGCGAACGTGCAGGTCACGGTGCCGGTCCTCACGCTCATCGGCGACCACGTGGCCGATCCCTTCGAATCCACCACCCTCGTCGGGCACGGCCCCATCGACGCCGCGACGGCACGCACCCTCGCGGCCGGCGCACCCGGGTGGGACCGCATCCTCACCCACCCGATCTCGGGGGCGGTCCTCGCCGTTGACCGCTACCGCCCCTCCGAAGAGATGCGCCGCTACCTGCGCACCCGCGATCAGCACTGCCGATTCATCGCCTGCCGGGTGCCGGCTCGGCTGTGCGACATCGATCACACGATCGACCACGCGCGGGGCGGGCCGACCGCCGTCTGCAACCTCGCTCACTTCTGCGAGCGACATCACACCGCAAAACACCACTCGACCTGGCGCGTGGAACAGCTCGGTGGCGGGGTGCTGAAATGGACCTCGCCCACGGGCCGGGTCTACATCGACCGCCCGGTGAGCGAAGTCGCGTTCGCGACCGAACCCGACGAGTTCGACTCCCCGCCGTTCTGA
- a CDS encoding nuclear transport factor 2 family protein: MSRTREWLDGYITAWQTENPDDVRAIFTDDAEYWFRPDDPDPARGIDAILAAWPESEGADPQHQLDVLVENDDVGIVTGTIDYPGGTDYVNLWEVHFAPDGRAKKFVEWCSARSEPDSA; encoded by the coding sequence ATGAGCAGAACACGCGAATGGCTGGACGGATACATCACCGCCTGGCAGACCGAGAACCCCGACGATGTCCGCGCCATCTTCACCGATGACGCCGAGTACTGGTTCCGCCCCGACGACCCCGACCCGGCGCGCGGGATCGACGCGATCCTCGCGGCCTGGCCGGAGTCCGAAGGCGCTGACCCACAGCATCAACTCGACGTGCTGGTCGAGAACGACGATGTCGGCATCGTCACCGGCACGATCGACTACCCAGGCGGCACCGACTACGTGAACCTCTGGGAGGTGCACTTCGCCCCTGACGGACGGGCGAAGAAGTTCGTCGAATGGTGCAGCGCGCGTTCCGAGCCCGACTCGGCCTGA
- a CDS encoding PadR family transcriptional regulator, giving the protein MSGSFGTGGFGGGPSSGGRGGGFGAGPGGFGAGSHGFGIGDLGQGMWDAVDQLRRAFEPRPSGGSRMGRGDVRVAVLTLLAERPMHGYQIIQEIEDRSGGSWKPSAGSVYPTLQLLADEGLITAEEANGRKTYALTEAGHIEADAVAGKSAPWEGQSKENARMTALPKAGMELAQAATQVGRSGTPEQVQEAVEILNDARRRLYALLAQS; this is encoded by the coding sequence ATGAGCGGTTCATTCGGCACAGGCGGATTCGGCGGCGGCCCGAGCAGCGGCGGTCGCGGCGGCGGCTTCGGTGCAGGGCCGGGCGGCTTCGGCGCGGGCTCGCACGGCTTCGGCATCGGTGACCTCGGTCAGGGGATGTGGGATGCCGTCGATCAGCTGCGTCGCGCCTTCGAGCCTCGACCCAGCGGCGGCAGCCGGATGGGACGCGGCGACGTGCGCGTGGCGGTGTTGACGCTTCTCGCGGAGCGGCCCATGCACGGCTACCAGATCATCCAGGAGATCGAGGACCGCAGCGGCGGGTCGTGGAAGCCGAGCGCCGGCAGCGTCTACCCGACGCTGCAGCTGCTCGCCGACGAGGGTCTGATCACCGCTGAAGAGGCCAACGGTCGCAAGACCTACGCCCTCACCGAGGCGGGCCACATCGAGGCGGATGCCGTCGCCGGCAAGTCCGCGCCCTGGGAGGGGCAGTCCAAGGAGAATGCCCGCATGACGGCGCTGCCGAAGGCGGGCATGGAGCTGGCGCAGGCAGCGACGCAGGTGGGTCGCTCGGGCACGCCCGAGCAGGTGCAGGAGGCCGTCGAGATCCTCAACGACGCACGGCGTCGCCTGTACGCCCTTCTCGCGCAGAGCTGA
- a CDS encoding AarF/UbiB family protein — protein sequence MRGSIPGVGDTRARYRRILRFAARYLVQSWWFELFLPRFGLGRFVARGRAARMTRIAQRFHVLAVDLGGLMIKVGQFMSSRLDVLPPEITKELEGLQDEVPPVPFPAIRAAAEAELGMPLDLAYAWFDEVPVAAASLGQAHRARLAALDEEISGFDEVVVKVQRPGIQEIVDVDLAALRRVGRWLSRVQVVAQRVDMPALVEEFATTSMAEIDYLLEAGNAERFAENAAGDARVSVPEVVWERTTRRVLTLSDVTAIKINDVDALRAAGIDPSEVARTFASVMFEQLFGDGFFHADPHPGNIFVTPLGSAGVGPGGGPNAAPAPSWQLTFIDFGMMGEVTPKLRRGLRKLVIAVASQDGKGLVDSIGDVGVLLPSADTRELERAMTQLFARFGGMGFAELQQVDPKEFRDFAVEFGDVVRDMPFQLPENFLLIIRAMSLVSGVCSALEPGFNMWEAIEPYAGQLMRDERGNVVQDAARQALSNAAVAAALPRRLDGFLDRIEDGRIAVQTPRLDRRLARLERAARRIVSAILFGGLLVGGALLRSTDEVFGAVLMAVSVLPLLHAVFAGMVGPRGPA from the coding sequence TTGCGTGGGAGCATCCCCGGCGTCGGCGACACCCGCGCCCGGTACCGGCGCATTCTGCGCTTCGCCGCGCGCTACCTCGTGCAGTCGTGGTGGTTCGAACTCTTCCTGCCGCGCTTCGGCCTCGGGCGTTTCGTCGCCCGGGGTCGTGCGGCGCGCATGACGCGCATCGCCCAGCGCTTCCACGTGCTGGCGGTCGACCTCGGCGGGCTCATGATCAAGGTGGGGCAGTTCATGTCGTCGCGCCTGGACGTGCTGCCACCGGAGATCACGAAGGAGCTCGAGGGTCTGCAGGACGAGGTGCCGCCGGTGCCGTTTCCCGCCATTCGGGCGGCCGCCGAGGCCGAGCTCGGGATGCCGCTGGATCTCGCCTACGCCTGGTTCGACGAGGTGCCTGTCGCTGCGGCATCGCTCGGTCAGGCCCATCGCGCGCGCCTTGCGGCTCTGGACGAGGAGATCAGCGGGTTCGACGAGGTCGTGGTGAAGGTGCAGCGGCCCGGCATCCAGGAGATCGTCGACGTCGACCTCGCGGCGCTTCGTCGGGTGGGGCGCTGGCTCAGCCGGGTGCAGGTCGTGGCGCAGCGCGTGGACATGCCCGCGCTCGTCGAGGAGTTCGCCACCACGAGCATGGCCGAGATCGACTACCTGCTCGAGGCGGGGAACGCCGAGCGGTTCGCCGAGAACGCGGCGGGCGACGCGCGCGTGTCGGTGCCCGAGGTGGTGTGGGAACGGACGACCCGACGCGTGCTGACCCTCTCGGATGTCACCGCGATCAAGATCAACGACGTCGACGCGCTGCGGGCGGCGGGCATCGACCCGTCGGAGGTGGCGCGCACCTTCGCGTCGGTGATGTTCGAGCAGCTGTTCGGTGACGGGTTCTTCCACGCGGATCCTCACCCGGGCAACATCTTCGTCACGCCGCTGGGTTCCGCTGGGGTTGGGCCGGGCGGCGGGCCGAACGCCGCTCCCGCGCCATCATGGCAGCTGACGTTCATCGACTTCGGGATGATGGGCGAGGTCACTCCCAAGCTGCGGCGAGGGCTGCGAAAGCTCGTGATCGCGGTGGCGTCGCAGGACGGCAAGGGGCTCGTCGACAGCATCGGCGACGTGGGCGTGCTGCTGCCGTCGGCCGACACCCGGGAGCTGGAGCGGGCGATGACGCAGCTCTTCGCCCGGTTCGGGGGGATGGGGTTCGCCGAGCTGCAGCAGGTGGACCCGAAGGAGTTCCGCGACTTCGCGGTGGAGTTCGGCGACGTCGTTCGCGACATGCCGTTCCAGCTGCCGGAGAACTTTCTGCTCATCATCCGAGCGATGTCGCTCGTGTCGGGGGTGTGCAGCGCGCTCGAGCCCGGGTTCAACATGTGGGAGGCCATCGAGCCGTATGCCGGGCAGTTGATGCGCGACGAGCGGGGCAACGTCGTGCAGGATGCCGCGCGGCAGGCGCTGAGCAACGCGGCCGTCGCGGCGGCGCTGCCACGACGGCTGGACGGCTTCCTCGATCGCATCGAGGACGGCCGCATCGCCGTGCAGACGCCGCGGCTGGATCGCCGGCTGGCCCGGCTGGAGCGGGCCGCGCGCCGGATCGTGTCGGCGATCCTCTTCGGGGGCCTCTTGGTGGGTGGCGCGCTGCTGCGCTCGACCGACGAGGTGTTCGGCGCGGTGCTGATGGCGGTCTCGGTGCTGCCGCTGCTTCACGCGGTGTTCGCGGGGATGGTGGGTCCGCGCGGACCCGCGTGA
- a CDS encoding FCD domain-containing protein: MAESPSLLGLQRTTLRMQAVEALRHAIASGELAQGSHVSEIEMAGRLQISRGTLREAMRTLQLEGLLTEGGRGRLMVRQMSEQELRDLFQVRAALEALAARTLAVRADREEPVARLTEMANRMAGVPESLEHRMRADLDFHLEMCRLTGNETLVRAWTALEGSIQMSITHSGLDRAIENMNVARHLALVDAIATGDPDAAAAAVREHMDAAAHVLIS; this comes from the coding sequence GTGGCGGAGAGCCCCTCCCTCCTCGGCCTGCAGCGCACCACGCTGCGGATGCAAGCCGTCGAAGCGCTGCGGCACGCGATCGCGTCGGGCGAGCTTGCGCAGGGCTCCCACGTCTCCGAGATCGAGATGGCCGGCCGGCTGCAGATCAGCCGCGGCACGCTGCGCGAGGCGATGCGTACCCTGCAGCTCGAAGGCCTGCTGACCGAAGGCGGCCGGGGCCGCCTGATGGTGCGGCAGATGAGCGAGCAGGAACTGCGCGACCTGTTCCAGGTGCGTGCGGCGCTCGAAGCGCTCGCCGCCCGCACCCTCGCCGTCCGGGCGGACCGAGAAGAACCCGTCGCCCGTCTGACGGAGATGGCGAACAGAATGGCGGGGGTCCCCGAATCCCTCGAGCACCGCATGCGCGCCGACCTCGACTTCCACCTGGAGATGTGCCGACTCACGGGCAACGAAACGCTCGTGCGCGCCTGGACGGCTCTCGAAGGCTCCATCCAGATGTCGATCACTCACTCCGGTCTCGATCGGGCGATCGAGAACATGAACGTCGCACGCCACCTGGCGCTCGTCGACGCCATCGCGACCGGCGACCCGGATGCCGCTGCCGCTGCCGTGCGCGAGCACATGGACGCCGCGGCGCACGTGTTGATCTCCTGA